The following proteins come from a genomic window of Leptospira bandrabouensis:
- the pckA gene encoding phosphoenolpyruvate carboxykinase (ATP) codes for MSVSTNLRGLAELGLKPSEVFHNLSYEEIYQHELNNKEGVTSDNGTMMVDTGIFTGRSPKDKYFVDEPSSTNNIWWGPVNTKVSEAIFNELYAEVTKFLDNKKLYVFDGHAGTNNDTRISLRVVTERAWQHHFCTNMFLRPTKEELEKLNPEFTIINASGYKNAKYKEHGLNSEVFVIFHLAKKICIIGGTEYGGEMKKGIFSVMNYYLPLKNVLTMHCSANVGKDGDSALFFGLSGTGKTTLSTDPHRKLIGDDEHGWDDNGIFNIEGGCYAKTINLDPKTEPEIYAAIRRDALLENVVFDAATKKVDYSSAAKTENTRVSYPIFHIDNIQPGSKAGHPNTVIFLTYDAYGVLPAVSKLSIEQAMYHFLSGYTAKVAGTERGVKEPQATFSACFGQAFMTLHPTYYAKLLGEKMKKHQVNAYLINTGLVGGKYGVGKRMNLPATRQIINEILNGNIEKSEFEKHPVFQVSFPKTINGVDAHILNPRNAWENKEEYDKTATDLAKQFIENYKKYLTGSKEFDYSQYGPVA; via the coding sequence ATGTCAGTATCTACTAATCTGCGCGGCCTTGCTGAATTAGGCCTTAAACCGTCTGAAGTCTTCCATAACTTATCTTACGAAGAAATTTACCAGCACGAATTGAACAACAAAGAAGGCGTAACTTCTGATAATGGGACGATGATGGTAGATACCGGGATTTTTACGGGTCGCTCCCCTAAAGACAAATACTTTGTCGATGAACCTTCTTCCACAAACAACATTTGGTGGGGACCGGTCAACACAAAGGTTTCCGAAGCTATTTTCAATGAATTATACGCTGAAGTCACCAAATTCCTAGATAATAAAAAACTCTATGTTTTTGACGGTCATGCAGGAACAAACAACGATACACGTATCTCCCTCCGTGTGGTGACTGAAAGAGCTTGGCAACACCATTTTTGCACAAACATGTTCCTTCGCCCAACCAAAGAAGAACTCGAAAAACTAAATCCAGAATTTACCATCATCAATGCATCCGGTTACAAAAACGCAAAATACAAAGAACACGGCCTCAATTCTGAAGTGTTTGTGATTTTCCACTTAGCGAAAAAAATCTGTATCATCGGTGGAACTGAATACGGTGGAGAAATGAAAAAAGGGATTTTCTCTGTCATGAACTACTACCTTCCACTCAAAAACGTTCTCACAATGCACTGCTCTGCAAACGTGGGTAAAGACGGAGATAGCGCTCTTTTCTTTGGTCTCTCTGGAACAGGAAAAACAACTCTTTCCACAGATCCACACCGTAAACTCATCGGTGATGATGAACATGGTTGGGACGATAACGGAATCTTCAATATTGAAGGTGGATGTTATGCAAAAACCATCAACCTAGATCCAAAAACAGAACCAGAAATCTATGCAGCCATCCGTCGTGATGCTCTTCTAGAAAACGTTGTGTTTGATGCGGCTACTAAAAAGGTAGATTACTCTTCTGCTGCGAAAACAGAAAACACTCGAGTTTCTTATCCAATTTTCCACATCGACAACATCCAACCAGGATCCAAAGCAGGTCACCCAAACACTGTAATCTTCCTCACTTACGATGCTTATGGTGTTCTTCCTGCGGTTTCTAAACTTTCTATCGAACAAGCAATGTATCACTTCCTTTCTGGTTACACAGCTAAGGTTGCGGGAACTGAGCGCGGTGTGAAAGAACCACAAGCAACATTCTCTGCTTGTTTCGGTCAGGCGTTTATGACTCTCCACCCAACATACTATGCAAAGTTACTCGGTGAAAAAATGAAAAAACACCAAGTAAATGCATACCTAATCAACACAGGTCTTGTTGGTGGAAAGTATGGTGTAGGAAAACGTATGAACCTTCCTGCAACTCGCCAAATCATCAATGAAATCCTTAACGGAAACATTGAAAAATCCGAGTTCGAAAAACACCCTGTATTTCAAGTGTCTTTCCCGAAAACAATCAACGGTGTGGATGCACATATCCTCAACCCACGTAACGCTTGGGAAAACAAAGAAGAATACGACAAAACAGCAACTGACCTTGCAAAACAATTCATTGAGAACTACAAAAAATACCTAACTGGTTCCAAAGAATTTGACTACAGCCAATACGGTCCAGTAGCGTAA
- a CDS encoding DUF1761 domain-containing protein, with protein sequence MLQILFNLNWIAIGLAFLVYFFLGYVWFTVLFAKPYRISLGKENETTEPLTPIFIIGPGICTLFNLVTTAVLFSALQINQMADALQWGSFIGIGYLAANTFNIAINPNIPKPILYGIISSAYHLVGINIASFLLIQNF encoded by the coding sequence ATGTTACAAATTTTATTCAATTTGAATTGGATTGCTATCGGATTGGCATTCCTTGTCTATTTTTTTCTAGGTTACGTTTGGTTTACTGTTCTGTTTGCAAAACCATATAGAATTTCTCTCGGAAAAGAAAACGAAACAACAGAACCTCTCACGCCAATATTTATCATTGGCCCCGGAATTTGTACTCTATTCAATCTAGTCACCACAGCAGTTTTGTTCTCCGCATTGCAAATCAACCAAATGGCCGATGCGCTCCAATGGGGATCTTTCATTGGAATTGGATATTTAGCTGCCAATACGTTTAATATCGCTATCAATCCAAACATTCCGAAACCCATTCTATATGGTATCATTTCCAGCGCCTATCACCTAGTGGGAATCAATATCGCCTCTTTTCTACTCATCCAAAACTTCTAA
- a CDS encoding glycogen/starch synthase: MKILHASAEYFPYIKMGGLADMLSSLTKEQAETEEVYVALPLITLMGKEPKWTGKEFPALLPADSKTDSLVVSILRNSRFLEAEESGVKLYFFQSDLFQSLNSIYGHAEEHFRFAMFSYSCYALSQILKVDIFHAHDWHTALSLALQKDSAFPIPSVFTVHNLAYQGDHPYWMTGFLKEEPFRLITSPFDHDGKCNYMKAGILSAAQITTVSPGYRVETLSEPNGFGLSYCLNQRSSDYSGILNGIDTEEWNPEKDKRIFKSYSRENWKEGKLKNKEELYKEIGRPFLPIDVPLIGLIGRLTFQKGFPTFLQAFLNRRHLPHRYVVLGSGDLEMEKTFFYLSDHFPGVFYFYRGYNESLAHKIEAASDFFLMPSLFEPCGLNQMYSHAYGTIPIVSRVGGLRDTVEESILLDFKTGIVFEPNDASSLGYALERAKDLFESTDRETVVKNIMNLDWSWKKRKLEYDGVYQKAIDLNI; the protein is encoded by the coding sequence ATGAAGATTCTCCACGCATCCGCAGAATATTTTCCTTACATTAAGATGGGTGGGCTTGCCGACATGCTTTCCTCCCTTACCAAAGAACAGGCAGAGACGGAAGAAGTTTATGTCGCATTGCCTCTCATCACTTTGATGGGTAAAGAACCCAAATGGACAGGGAAAGAATTTCCTGCTCTCCTCCCGGCCGATTCCAAAACGGATTCACTCGTCGTTTCCATACTCAGAAACTCTAGGTTTTTGGAAGCGGAAGAATCAGGAGTCAAATTGTACTTTTTTCAATCAGACTTATTCCAATCCTTAAATTCAATTTATGGACATGCAGAAGAACATTTTCGGTTTGCCATGTTTTCATACTCCTGTTATGCGCTAAGCCAAATTCTAAAAGTAGATATTTTCCATGCCCATGACTGGCATACTGCTTTGTCACTTGCTTTACAAAAAGATTCTGCTTTCCCTATCCCCTCAGTCTTCACTGTCCACAATTTGGCTTACCAAGGAGACCACCCCTATTGGATGACCGGGTTTTTAAAAGAAGAACCTTTTCGCCTAATCACAAGTCCCTTTGACCATGATGGAAAGTGTAATTATATGAAAGCAGGGATTCTATCGGCAGCACAAATCACTACGGTCAGTCCCGGTTACCGAGTAGAAACATTGTCTGAACCAAATGGATTTGGGCTTAGTTATTGTTTAAACCAAAGATCTTCTGACTATTCTGGAATTTTAAATGGAATCGATACAGAAGAATGGAATCCAGAAAAAGACAAAAGAATTTTTAAATCTTATTCCAGAGAAAACTGGAAAGAAGGAAAATTAAAAAACAAAGAAGAGTTGTACAAAGAAATTGGAAGGCCTTTTTTACCAATAGATGTACCTTTGATTGGACTAATAGGAAGGCTTACTTTCCAAAAAGGTTTTCCTACATTTTTACAAGCCTTTTTAAATAGAAGGCACCTACCACACCGTTATGTGGTCCTTGGCTCCGGTGATTTGGAAATGGAAAAAACATTTTTTTATCTCTCCGATCACTTTCCTGGAGTATTTTATTTTTATAGAGGTTATAACGAAAGTTTGGCTCACAAAATTGAAGCAGCCAGTGATTTTTTTCTTATGCCTTCTTTGTTTGAACCTTGTGGACTCAACCAAATGTATAGTCACGCCTATGGAACGATTCCCATTGTTTCTCGTGTGGGAGGTTTACGGGATACTGTGGAAGAATCTATTTTATTAGATTTCAAAACCGGAATTGTATTTGAACCGAATGACGCGAGTTCGTTGGGATATGCTTTAGAACGGGCCAAAGATTTGTTCGAATCTACAGATCGAGAAACCGTAGTGAAAAACATTATGAATTTGGATTGGAGTTGGAAAAAAAGAAAATTAGAATATGATGGAGTTTATCAAAAAGCAATTGATCTAAATATATAA